GTATCACTTCCTCTAACGATCTTTGTAGCGGTGGCATCTTCTGGTACAGTGAGATTCGCTGTATTGCCATCAAGGGATAGAGACTCGTCATCATCTGGACTGGGAGTATGCATAGTAGtagtatctccagaatGAGTTGTTGCTCCCGATTCTTCCACCGTTATCTTTCCAGCATTACGTCTACGAGTTGAGGACGGTCTGTGCTCTACTTCATGGACAGTTCCGTTGGACAAATCCCACATCTGTCTTTGGCCACTTGGTCCTCTTTTCCTTGTCTCCTCTACAAATTCACTGGTCACTATTTCATCCTCTACATAGTCGTCTAGAACCTCGATGTGGAGTCCGTCAGTGGGAAGTTTGGACCTCCTGCAATGGCAGAGTCCCAGTAGACAAGTTACCAGAAGAACGGAAGAGACCTTCATCTTTCCTCCGTTCATCCACTAGGATACACCATGAGATGTTcggtagatggaggaatttGTCATGAGTAGCATTCCTAGATTCCTCTTAGATATTACAGTCtttagtaggccatttaTTTCtatcatgctcatactcGGAATAAGTCTTGAGGTAGCCGTCTCCAGTAGAGGTCAAGATGGTCATTATGGATTGGGGTGTAAACGCattaaaagaggagatAGCACCACCATCCTTgtctttacagcatttacaGGTGCATCCATCTCCGCAAGTACAGTTGGTTCTGCAGGTGGTGTAAGTTTTACAGCAGTTGCATCCACTGGGTTGGGTTTCTTTACATGGACATTTACACTCTTGGGTTCCTCCGCTGGGTTCTGTTTTGCATCGGCATTGGTCTTCGCATTTGCCTACTTGCTTACCAACATACCAAGTACCTACTCCGTAAGGATTCACATAGTAGTAGGCAGTCACAGCTATGGTACCCTAACTTGAGATTCCAGAAGCTTAACTACTCCATGGTATATCCAGATAGAAAACATTAGAAACTTCTATTCCGCTATtgttgcattatacaactcgatgcttggcataccataatggtaacttattcatctattcttccagagaCTCCATAGTGAAGTAGACAGGCTcatatactgcgtatactcgccactACTATTCCAgtcattccatagtagtaatccatctttcttctagagactccctttggttGTCTTTCTAGCTCCACTAGTAGAATAGAGTCcctaaagagtctactggagtagGGCAAGTGACCATTtaggctcctatactctgtataGTCGCCattactccctagtctccgacgtcggtaggtcacctgtttcagtactccttacagtcgtacttgcacagtgagaatcctactcttccttaggctcccatagGTCGCTCGGGCTCACTGCATTCGCCATTCCTCGGGACATCTCGCTATGCTCATTCTGCCTCTGGCTTACGCCATAGACAGCATTATACTCGTTCCACTCGTATACATTCATTCAAACCACTTAGTGCATGCCTTGGGCACTTGCTATGTTTACATTTATGAAACGGGTCCATGGGTCCGAAAATGTCATCCTGTGCTTCCTCTTGTCCATCCTTGTGAATCTTGGAAACTTGTTAATGTAATAGTCGAGatcttcatcctttaaaCCGCTCATGTTCATGGCCAGCTTTATCCTATAAATTGACTCCCTGTCAAAGGTTACCAACTGCTTTATGACTTCCTTCGAGACATTCTCAGTTCCCAATGGCATTCCTCCATCCAGTGTTGAGAGGAGGCAAAAGGTCTCAAAGACGTTTGTAAGATTGTGGACAGACTGGCCCAGACAGCCATAAAGTTCCATCTGCTCCGCCACTCTAGTGGCCATTCTGCGGACAGAATAATCCAGCCTAACATCTCCAGCCCTTTGATGCAATCGAGTGTGTATATTGTTATCCTCCAGGGTGTATTTCAGGACTTTGGCCACTCCACCTTGGTGCAATTTAGATTTGCTGGGTGAATTTATAGATTCATCGCCTACAGTAGGAGGTGCAAGCTCGTCGCAAAAATGCACACTAGAGCCACAAGAAACCCTCAAGAATGCATTCACTACAGCCATTGATGTAGATAGCGAGTCTATGAAAATGTTTCGAATGGATGCAAGGTATGGAGAATCTTTGGGCAGGTATCCTCCCTCTTTGCTTATACTCGGCAAGTTTTCATGTTCTAAGGCGTACCCATCCATCTCTTTGCTTGCATGCTGTACCATTCCTCTGCTACCTAGCCGTCCATTCAAGTCCACCAATTCATCTACGGAGTCGCTAATTTTGGCCATTAAAACTTCTAGAGTCTCCCTGTAACTTTTAACCTCTTCATGCCCCAGTCGTTCATCCAGATTCACGTCCTGTCTCTTATCAATTAAGCTCAAGAGACACAAGTTATCGAGATATCGTAGAGCCATTTTGGAGAGATTCTTGACGCTTGAAGATACCCTGAAAATGTCATAGACCAGTTTCGCAGTATCCTTTGACATTAGACTTGAGGATAGCAAAATACCCATATCAAACTCATCTGGATCATTTTCGTGTTTGAGAGCATGTCCAGACTCCATTTCATCCCTTGCACATTCCAGCAGAGCCACAATGTTTGTCCTTGTAACTCCCATTGGATTGTCCGGAGGACCGGTGGAATCCGTAGCAACCGCTAGAGACTTGCAAGCCTGGATGAGCATGGCAGGATTTATGGACGAAAAGACAATTGACTTTGTAAAAAGGTCAATGGTGCGTTGGTGCGCCATCAGGACCCTTGCGATTGAAAGAAATAGTCCCGGGTTCTTGTACCCAAAATAGGAAAAATACCTTGCGATTCCAGAGAGATATTTGTGAGTGAAAATTACTGGTTTATCCACCTGTTTTTGCGGTAGTATCGACTTTAACATTCCAAAGAGACCAGTCTCTTCAACAGGTTCTTCTTGTACTACTACAGGATCCTCTATTTTGTCAAGTATGCCTGTAGCAATTCTTCCAGCAGTCTCAACCAAGTCACAAGAGTAGACATTTTGCTTGTAATAACAGTGCAAAAGAGTGGAAATTTGCTCAATATCCAACTTGTCCATGTCGTCTACAAATTCCCTGGAGAGCATGCGAAGAAGGTCGCGATCGTAATAGTTGACCTTGACGATGCTAGATAGA
This region of Theileria equi strain WA chromosome 1, complete sequence genomic DNA includes:
- a CDS encoding signal peptide-containing protein (encoded by transcript BEWA_029630A) encodes the protein MKVSSVLLVTCLLGLCHCRRSKLPTDGLHIEVLDDYVEDEIVTSEFVEETRKRGPSGQRQMWDLSNGTVHEVEHRPSSTRRRNAGKITVEESGATTHSGDTTTMHTPSPDDDESLSLDGNTANLTVPEDATATKIVRGSDTVWTFSSGEMFEYAKAYFDKENSPNLLLS
- a CDS encoding hypothetical protein (encoded by transcript BEWA_029640A) — translated: MEIGDLLKCLSSIVKVNYYDRDLLRMLSREFVDDMDKLDIEQISTLLHCYYKQNVYSCDLVETAGRIATGILDKIEDPVVVQEEPVEETGLFGMLKSILPQKQVDKPVIFTHKYLSGIARYFSYFGYKNPGLFLSIARVLMAHQRTIDLFTKSIVFSSINPAMLIQACKSLAVATDSTGPPDNPMGVTRTNIVALLECARDEMESGHALKHENDPDEFDMGILLSSSLMSKDTAKLVYDIFRVSSSVKNLSKMALRYLDNLCLLSLIDKRQDVNLDERLGHEEVKSYRETLEVLMAKISDSVDELVDLNGRLGSRGMVQHASKEMDGYALEHENLPSISKEGGYLPKDSPYLASIRNIFIDSLSTSMAVVNAFLRVSCGSSVHFCDELAPPTVGDESINSPSKSKLHQGGVAKVLKYTLEDNNIHTRLHQRAGDVRLDYSVRRMATRVAEQMELYGCLGQSVHNLTNVFETFCLLSTLDGGMPLGTENVSKEVIKQLVTFDRESIYRIKLAMNMSGLKDEDLDYYINKFPRFTRMDKRKHRMTFSDPWTRFINVNIASAQGMH